From Serinus canaria isolate serCan28SL12 chromosome 26, serCan2020, whole genome shotgun sequence, one genomic window encodes:
- the TSPO2 gene encoding translocator protein 2 isoform X1, whose translation MWAYTVGFTVLPHVGGFLGWFLNRKEIPEWYEKLKKPSWCPSRRVFPVAWTMLYTGMGYASYLVWNDLGGCSSKAILPLGLYGAQLVLNWAWPPLFFGAHNLNMFVLQLFICQQGWVLLCCWLEIGLCLLFGSIPPLPLPAVSSPRRKFLSPTSTCHSSAGLKSSQQCL comes from the exons ATGTGGGCTTACACCGTGGGCTTCACCGTCCTGCCCCACGTTGGAGGATTCCTTGGCTGGTTCCTGAACAGGAAGGAGATCCCAGAGTGGTACGAGAAGCTGAAAAAACCTTCCTGGTGCCCGTCCCGCAGAGTGTTCCCTGTGGCCTGGACCATGCTGTACACGGGCATGGG CTACGCCTCCTACCTGGTGTGGAACGacctggggggctgcagcagcaaggccaTCCTCCCTCTGGGGCTCTACGGGGCTCAGCTGGTGCTCAACTGGGCATGGCCACCCTTGTTCTTCGGTGCCCACAACCTGAACATG TTTGTGCTTCAGCTCTTTatctgccagcagggctgggtcttgctctgctgctggctggagatTGGGCTCTGCCTCCTGTTTGGGAGCATCCcaccccttcccctgcctgcagtgagcagccccaggaggaaATTCCTCTCTCCCACCTCCACGTGCCATTCCTCAGCAGGACTGAAAAGCTCACAGCAGTGCCTTTga
- the TSPO2 gene encoding translocator protein 2 isoform X2 has protein sequence MWAYTVGFTVLPHVGGFLGWFLNRKEIPEWYEKLKKPSWCPSRRVFPVAWTMLYTGMGYASYLVWNDLGGCSSKAILPLGLYGAQLVLNWAWPPLFFGAHNLNMAVIDVLCLDGLALGTLCSWYRINRLAALLLLPYLGWLAMATCLTIRIWKDNPQQKSGKSD, from the exons ATGTGGGCTTACACCGTGGGCTTCACCGTCCTGCCCCACGTTGGAGGATTCCTTGGCTGGTTCCTGAACAGGAAGGAGATCCCAGAGTGGTACGAGAAGCTGAAAAAACCTTCCTGGTGCCCGTCCCGCAGAGTGTTCCCTGTGGCCTGGACCATGCTGTACACGGGCATGGG CTACGCCTCCTACCTGGTGTGGAACGacctggggggctgcagcagcaaggccaTCCTCCCTCTGGGGCTCTACGGGGCTCAGCTGGTGCTCAACTGGGCATGGCCACCCTTGTTCTTCGGTGCCCACAACCTGAACATG GCTGTGATCGATGTGCTGTGCCTGGACGGGCTGGCGCTGGGCACGCTGTGCTCCTGGTACCGCATCAACCGGCTGgcagcgctgctgctgctgccctaCCTGGGCTGGCTGGCCATGGCCACCTGCCTCACCATCCGCATCTGGAAGGACAACCCCCAGCAGAAGTCGGGCAAGAGCGACTAA